One bacterium DNA segment encodes these proteins:
- a CDS encoding haloalkane dehalogenase, whose product MKALRTPDERFANLPGYPFEPHYVEVDDTEGGTLRMHYLDEGPADGPPVMLLHGEPTWSYLYRKMIPGLVAAGHRVLVPDQIGFGRSDKPTEKTDYTVARHVGWLRALISALDLRDCTFFGQDWGSLIGFTAVLHESSRFRAIVAANAGLPDAPRFERMMAASANSPDPTAFARWQGWIAERTEMAVGRSLREGLVGIPSGAMARMSDAEVAAYDAPFPDARYQAGVLVFPALANLTPEAMALFESAWNVLDRWEKPFVTAYGKADPVLGHFDAVFQEHVPGAQGRPHRVFSEGTHFIQEDEPDALVETILYAAKA is encoded by the coding sequence GTGAAGGCCCTTCGAACGCCCGACGAACGCTTCGCGAACCTCCCGGGCTACCCCTTCGAGCCGCACTACGTCGAGGTCGACGACACCGAGGGCGGCACGCTCCGGATGCACTACCTCGACGAGGGGCCCGCGGACGGACCGCCGGTGATGCTCCTCCACGGCGAGCCCACCTGGTCGTACCTCTATCGGAAGATGATCCCCGGACTCGTCGCGGCGGGTCATCGGGTGCTCGTTCCCGATCAGATCGGCTTCGGACGGAGCGACAAGCCGACCGAGAAGACGGACTACACCGTCGCGCGCCACGTCGGCTGGCTCCGGGCGCTCATCTCCGCGCTCGACCTTCGGGACTGCACCTTCTTCGGGCAGGACTGGGGCAGCCTGATCGGCTTCACGGCGGTGCTTCACGAGTCGTCGCGTTTTCGCGCGATCGTCGCGGCGAACGCCGGGTTGCCGGATGCGCCTCGATTCGAACGGATGATGGCCGCTTCGGCGAACTCGCCCGATCCGACCGCCTTCGCCCGTTGGCAGGGCTGGATCGCGGAGCGAACGGAAATGGCGGTCGGTCGATCCCTGCGCGAAGGACTCGTCGGGATCCCGTCCGGCGCGATGGCTCGGATGTCGGACGCCGAGGTCGCCGCCTACGACGCGCCCTTCCCGGACGCGCGCTACCAGGCGGGCGTGCTCGTCTTTCCCGCCCTCGCGAATCTCACGCCGGAAGCGATGGCGCTCTTCGAGTCGGCCTGGAATGTGCTCGATCGCTGGGAGAAGCCGTTCGTGACGGCCTATGGCAAGGCGGATCCGGTCCTCGGCCATTTCGACGCGGTCTTCCAGGAACACGTTCCCGGCGCTCAGGGGCGTCCCCACCGGGTCTTCTCGGAGGGGACGCACTTCATCCAGGAGGACGAGCCGGACGCGCTCGTCGAGACGATCCTATACGCGGCGAAGGCCTGA
- a CDS encoding deoxyribodipyrimidine photolyase — protein sequence MPRTAESVNVDSGPLEAPTRAPDAIAEWVDRHLHGLMGDDAAASPRFRGGQAAADEALERFDVGGYASKRNVVEPAQARGASGLSPWIRHGYLPLTRVWGAVEGGPPRDVAKFRSELLWQEYARHLYARIGRASGRSLRFAAVERGAGRMGARASAGMACIERLRDELHRDGWIPNASRMWVASHWSVRGQGGWRDGEDRFFQHLLDGSRAANRLGWQWTAGAQTGRLYTFERGQVERQAPDWCRDCPRNGDCPIEGAPNVEAPVHAAMPAPGLGRVRDARSGAGPSAVVDRGEPEAVWLTAESLGHADPALAAHPELPVVFVFDRGRLARWRLSRKRLVFLVEGLAELAEHRSVALHVGDPARVLAGRPLAATHAPVPGWRFLATRLEIAQEYPWPWLVAPHAGSIGSFSAWRKKITPPRSSGPQQDLGL from the coding sequence ATGCCGCGGACCGCCGAGTCAGTGAACGTCGATTCCGGACCGCTCGAAGCGCCCACACGCGCGCCCGACGCGATCGCCGAGTGGGTCGATCGGCACCTGCACGGGCTGATGGGCGACGACGCGGCGGCGTCGCCTCGTTTTCGGGGCGGCCAGGCAGCCGCGGACGAAGCCCTCGAGCGATTCGACGTCGGGGGCTACGCCTCGAAGCGCAACGTCGTCGAGCCGGCGCAGGCGCGCGGTGCGTCCGGTCTCTCGCCGTGGATCCGGCACGGATACCTCCCGCTGACGCGAGTGTGGGGCGCCGTCGAAGGCGGGCCGCCGCGCGATGTGGCGAAGTTCCGGAGCGAGCTGCTCTGGCAGGAGTACGCGCGCCACCTCTACGCGAGGATCGGTCGCGCGAGTGGGCGTTCGCTGCGTTTCGCCGCGGTCGAGCGCGGGGCGGGACGGATGGGGGCGCGGGCGTCGGCCGGGATGGCGTGCATCGAACGCCTGCGCGACGAGCTCCACCGCGACGGCTGGATCCCGAACGCTTCGCGGATGTGGGTCGCGTCCCATTGGAGCGTGCGCGGGCAGGGCGGGTGGCGCGACGGCGAGGATCGCTTCTTCCAGCATCTGCTCGACGGCTCCCGGGCGGCGAACCGACTCGGCTGGCAATGGACGGCCGGGGCGCAGACGGGGCGCCTCTACACGTTCGAGCGCGGTCAGGTCGAGCGGCAGGCACCGGATTGGTGCCGCGATTGTCCGCGGAACGGCGACTGTCCGATCGAAGGGGCGCCGAATGTCGAGGCTCCGGTCCATGCGGCGATGCCGGCCCCGGGGCTGGGTCGCGTGCGCGACGCGAGGAGCGGAGCCGGGCCGTCGGCGGTCGTCGATCGAGGCGAGCCCGAGGCCGTCTGGCTGACGGCCGAGTCGCTCGGGCACGCGGATCCGGCGCTCGCGGCCCATCCGGAGCTCCCGGTCGTCTTCGTCTTCGATCGCGGGCGTCTCGCGAGATGGCGGCTCTCGCGAAAGCGCCTCGTCTTTCTCGTGGAGGGGCTCGCCGAGCTGGCGGAGCATCGTTCCGTCGCGCTCCACGTCGGGGATCCCGCGCGGGTCCTGGCGGGGCGCCCGCTGGCCGCCACCCATGCGCCCGTACCCGGCTGGCGATTCCTGGCGACGCGACTCGAGATCGCGCAGGAATACCCGTGGCCGTGGCTGGTGGCCCCGCACGCCGGCTCCATCGGGTCGTTCAGCGCCTGGAGGAAGAAGATCACACCGCCGAGGTCGAGTGGTCCGCAGCAGGACCTCGGGCTCTAG
- a CDS encoding pyridoxal 5'-phosphate synthase encodes MSAVSRTYSEAIERIRDAIERASATGRRNMNAMSLATVDGTGSPSVRHVLLKSIDDEGLRFFTDARSEKAQNLAGNPRASVCFYWEPIEEQARVDGTVVRLSDEEVAADFAARPRAGQIMIQVSAQSQPLDSPESLRAARDAAEARLPDPIPCPSDWIGFRLEPDRVEHWQGSRDRVHTRTVVARVEGAWSETLLQP; translated from the coding sequence ATGAGCGCGGTGTCCAGGACGTATTCCGAGGCGATCGAGCGCATTCGTGACGCGATCGAGCGAGCGAGCGCCACGGGGCGCCGGAACATGAACGCGATGAGTCTGGCGACGGTCGACGGAACGGGCTCGCCGTCGGTTCGCCACGTGCTCCTCAAGTCGATCGACGACGAGGGCCTGCGTTTCTTCACCGACGCGCGAAGCGAGAAGGCGCAGAACCTGGCCGGTAATCCTCGCGCGAGCGTCTGCTTCTACTGGGAGCCGATCGAGGAGCAGGCCCGGGTCGACGGCACCGTCGTTCGGCTGAGCGACGAAGAGGTCGCGGCGGACTTCGCGGCACGCCCTCGGGCGGGCCAGATCATGATCCAGGTCTCGGCCCAGTCGCAGCCGCTCGACTCTCCGGAGTCCCTCCGCGCAGCGAGGGATGCGGCGGAAGCCCGTCTACCGGACCCGATCCCCTGCCCGTCCGACTGGATCGGCTTCCGGCTCGAACCGGACCGGGTCGAGCACTGGCAGGGCAGCCGAGACCGGGTCCATACCCGAACCGTCGTCGCCCGCGTCGAAGGGGCCTGGAGCGAAACACTGCTCCAGCCGTGA
- a CDS encoding DUF4382 domain-containing protein — MLLPAFERLLPRGATFLAVALLALSLGCADGGGGSSSTSTAAAVGGEGAVAILLTDAPADPSLFSEINLTVVRMELRGEDGAREVLYEGDGQPIDLLELRTHSLPLGLHRTVPAGRYCRLRLEVARIELVFTNGERVDAERPGNSGRIEVVPGGCIEIEDGELAYLQLDIDAGRSIHIVEAPPGSERFLFRPVIHADLVSAAFEEKVVRVEGTVAEVDAEENEILVCDAVSVAETVELPAQRGCVTARLDEDSAFFDNVESEGRPRALDDLFDEFWVGESVTLVGLVDDTLPAVPVVRVPPGQRPPRGACRIWFLGRPPGLQPRPTSCDVEPEEIPAAAVLIDDAGRPVIDRQGLLTVDAFVVQLGEALRLSGVVDAPPTVDVLPILLDPDQAVSALDPIDVALQSAPPGGNGTRILTTTGAPLALEDVFEGDPLTVDGVLVLDDPDFIRGALVLVDVERAGELLVTGEVVKVLDDGFELDLDVNPCRSGRPLAVTTDENTRALSVTITEEGSETAVTDGVVVGDEASVTGLCDDTGLIANIVLVIDDQRETGTP, encoded by the coding sequence ATGCTGCTGCCCGCCTTCGAACGCCTTCTGCCGCGAGGGGCGACGTTCCTCGCCGTTGCCCTCCTCGCCCTCTCGCTCGGCTGCGCCGACGGCGGCGGCGGCTCCTCCTCGACCTCGACTGCGGCGGCCGTCGGCGGCGAAGGCGCCGTCGCGATCCTCCTGACGGATGCGCCGGCCGACCCGAGCCTCTTCTCCGAGATCAACCTGACGGTCGTCCGAATGGAGCTTCGCGGCGAAGACGGCGCCCGCGAAGTGCTCTACGAGGGAGACGGTCAGCCGATCGACCTGCTGGAGCTTCGCACGCACTCGCTCCCCCTCGGCCTCCACCGGACGGTTCCCGCCGGCCGCTACTGCCGCCTCCGCCTCGAGGTCGCCCGGATCGAGCTGGTCTTCACCAACGGCGAACGGGTCGACGCCGAGCGCCCCGGGAACAGTGGGCGGATCGAGGTCGTTCCAGGCGGCTGCATCGAGATCGAAGACGGCGAGCTCGCCTACCTCCAGCTCGACATCGACGCAGGCCGCTCGATCCACATCGTCGAAGCGCCGCCCGGCTCGGAACGATTCCTCTTCCGCCCGGTCATCCACGCGGATCTCGTGAGTGCCGCGTTCGAAGAGAAGGTCGTCCGTGTCGAGGGCACCGTTGCGGAGGTCGACGCCGAGGAGAACGAGATCCTCGTCTGCGATGCCGTCTCCGTCGCCGAGACCGTCGAGCTGCCCGCCCAGCGCGGCTGCGTTACGGCCCGCCTCGACGAAGACAGCGCCTTCTTCGACAACGTCGAGAGCGAAGGCCGCCCGCGCGCCCTCGACGATCTCTTCGACGAATTCTGGGTCGGCGAGTCCGTCACGCTCGTGGGACTCGTCGACGACACGCTGCCGGCCGTTCCCGTGGTCCGCGTCCCGCCCGGCCAGCGCCCGCCGCGCGGCGCATGCCGGATCTGGTTCCTCGGCCGGCCGCCCGGTCTCCAGCCACGCCCCACGAGCTGCGACGTCGAACCCGAAGAGATTCCCGCAGCGGCCGTTCTCATCGACGACGCCGGCCGCCCCGTCATCGATCGCCAGGGCCTCCTGACCGTCGACGCCTTCGTCGTGCAGCTCGGCGAGGCCCTCCGCCTCTCGGGCGTGGTCGACGCACCGCCGACGGTCGACGTCCTCCCGATCCTGCTGGATCCCGATCAGGCGGTCAGCGCTCTCGACCCGATCGACGTCGCGCTCCAGAGCGCACCGCCTGGTGGCAACGGCACGCGGATCCTCACGACGACCGGCGCGCCGCTCGCACTCGAGGACGTCTTCGAGGGCGACCCGCTGACCGTCGACGGGGTGCTCGTGCTGGACGATCCCGACTTCATCCGCGGGGCACTCGTCCTCGTCGACGTCGAGCGCGCCGGCGAGCTGCTCGTGACCGGCGAGGTGGTCAAGGTCCTGGACGACGGCTTCGAGCTCGACCTCGATGTGAATCCGTGTCGATCCGGGCGACCGCTCGCGGTGACGACGGACGAGAACACGCGCGCGCTGTCGGTGACGATCACCGAGGAAGGCAGCGAGACCGCCGTGACCGATGGCGTCGTGGTGGGCGATGAAGCGTCGGTGACCGGCCTGTGCGACGACACGGGGCTGATCGCGAACATCGTGCTCGTGATCGACGATCAGCGCGAAACCGGAACGCCCTAG
- a CDS encoding acyl-CoA/acyl-ACP dehydrogenase, producing the protein MAEKNAAPKDFGFGEDEAMLRDLARKFLDEQLPVETLRRLVAEAPEPIYDEGERARWDEALWKEIVELGWTGLAVGEEEGGAGISLVGIAGVVEEVGRHALPSPLIPTLSASLVLREAGGPVARTILERIAQGATASLAITGERGSWDPDAPALEAREDGDTIVLDGMACFVQDAFKADVLIASARLGGDVVLCAVEAGAAGLTIDADHIHDLTRDQATLRFDGVRVGGDAVVSREALGALRKAWPGLLVLVTADLCGTSEWQLQTTVEYARQRTQFDRQIGFFQAVKHPLVDAMVEIDRAKSLLYHAACEIDRGSEEAETAARMAKSAASDAGAFISDRSVQLHGGIGFTWECDVHIYFKRSLHNQVLFGDGVHQRKKLAETLIGPIG; encoded by the coding sequence ATGGCCGAGAAGAACGCGGCACCCAAGGATTTCGGGTTCGGAGAGGACGAAGCGATGCTGCGCGACCTCGCGCGCAAGTTCCTCGACGAGCAGCTGCCCGTGGAGACCCTACGTCGACTCGTCGCAGAGGCGCCCGAGCCGATCTATGACGAAGGCGAGCGAGCGCGCTGGGACGAGGCGCTCTGGAAGGAGATCGTCGAGCTCGGTTGGACCGGGCTCGCCGTCGGCGAAGAAGAGGGCGGCGCGGGGATCTCGCTCGTGGGGATCGCGGGCGTCGTCGAAGAGGTCGGACGGCACGCGCTCCCGTCGCCGCTGATCCCGACCCTCTCCGCGAGTCTCGTACTCCGCGAAGCAGGCGGGCCCGTCGCCAGGACGATCCTCGAAAGGATCGCGCAGGGCGCGACGGCGTCCCTCGCGATCACCGGCGAGCGGGGGAGCTGGGATCCGGATGCCCCTGCGCTCGAAGCGCGAGAGGACGGCGATACGATCGTACTCGACGGGATGGCCTGCTTCGTCCAGGACGCGTTCAAGGCCGACGTCCTGATCGCCTCGGCTCGGCTCGGGGGCGACGTGGTCCTGTGCGCCGTCGAGGCGGGCGCGGCGGGACTCACGATCGACGCGGACCACATCCACGATCTCACGCGTGACCAGGCGACGCTCCGCTTCGACGGTGTGCGCGTGGGCGGCGACGCGGTCGTGTCGAGGGAAGCGCTCGGTGCGCTTCGCAAGGCCTGGCCCGGACTGCTCGTCCTCGTGACGGCGGATCTCTGCGGGACGAGCGAGTGGCAGCTCCAGACGACGGTCGAGTACGCGCGGCAGCGGACCCAGTTCGATCGGCAGATCGGGTTCTTCCAGGCCGTGAAGCATCCGTTGGTCGATGCGATGGTCGAGATCGATCGCGCGAAGTCGCTCCTCTACCACGCGGCGTGCGAGATCGATCGCGGCTCCGAGGAGGCGGAGACCGCCGCGCGGATGGCGAAGAGCGCGGCCTCGGACGCCGGCGCCTTCATCTCGGATCGATCGGTCCAGCTCCACGGCGGCATCGGCTTCACCTGGGAGTGCGACGTCCACATCTATTTCAAGCGCAGCCTGCACAACCAGGTCCTGTTCGGCGACGGGGTGCACCAGCGCAAGAAGCTGGCGGAGACGCTGATCGGCCCGATCGGCTGA
- a CDS encoding DegT/DnrJ/EryC1/StrS aminotransferase family protein: protein MRTISPPGSYHDEREIEAVTDLLRSSHLQIGENVEAFEAAVASLMAKKHGVMVNSGTSALYLALDLLDLEPGDEIITSVLTFSADIAPMVRAGVIPVFVDVDETGYQIDVTKIEERVGPRTKAILTPNLIGNCPDWDVIRDIADRHGLKVVEDTCDVLGDTRLRGTPTGTRADLGVTSFAVTHSITAAGGGGLVGLDDPDLLDRCLVKRRWGRRSERYLFGSKRGQSDRFSATVDGLAYDNIFVFEEPLVWNFEPTELAAAFGRVQLEKLDAFNRRRRANFERYDEWFLEHEDRFIRPTTTPGVETTWMLYPYMVRPDSKLSRGETQELLEKQGVPTRVVWSGNITRQPGFSEIERRDPEDGYPNADRVMEYALMLPTHQGLTDDDIDYVLDVLEQTLG from the coding sequence GTGCGAACGATCTCGCCCCCTGGCAGCTACCACGACGAACGTGAAATCGAGGCGGTGACCGACCTGCTCCGATCGAGCCACCTGCAGATCGGAGAGAACGTCGAGGCCTTCGAGGCCGCGGTCGCGTCGTTGATGGCGAAGAAGCACGGCGTGATGGTGAACTCGGGCACGTCGGCGCTCTACCTGGCCCTCGACCTCCTCGATCTCGAGCCCGGCGACGAGATCATCACGTCCGTCCTGACCTTCTCGGCGGACATCGCCCCCATGGTCCGCGCGGGCGTCATCCCCGTCTTCGTCGACGTCGACGAGACGGGCTACCAGATCGACGTGACGAAGATCGAGGAGCGGGTCGGGCCGAGGACGAAGGCGATCCTGACGCCGAACCTGATCGGCAACTGCCCCGACTGGGACGTGATCCGGGACATCGCGGATCGCCACGGTCTCAAGGTCGTCGAAGATACCTGTGACGTCCTGGGCGACACGCGGCTTCGCGGCACGCCGACGGGGACCCGCGCCGATCTCGGCGTGACGAGCTTCGCCGTGACGCACTCGATCACGGCGGCGGGCGGAGGAGGGCTGGTCGGCCTCGACGATCCGGACCTCCTCGATCGCTGTCTCGTGAAGCGACGCTGGGGGCGCCGGTCGGAGCGGTATCTCTTCGGAAGCAAGCGCGGCCAGAGCGATCGGTTCAGTGCGACCGTCGACGGGCTCGCCTACGACAACATCTTCGTCTTCGAGGAGCCGCTCGTGTGGAACTTCGAGCCGACCGAGCTGGCGGCGGCCTTCGGGCGCGTCCAGCTCGAGAAGCTCGACGCGTTCAATCGGCGTCGTCGGGCCAACTTCGAGCGCTATGACGAGTGGTTCCTGGAACACGAGGACCGCTTCATCCGCCCCACGACGACGCCTGGCGTCGAGACCACGTGGATGCTCTACCCCTACATGGTCCGCCCCGATTCGAAGCTGTCACGCGGCGAGACGCAGGAGCTCCTCGAGAAGCAGGGCGTCCCCACTCGGGTCGTCTGGAGCGGAAACATCACCCGCCAGCCCGGCTTCTCGGAGATCGAACGCCGCGACCCCGAGGACGGCTACCCGAACGCGGATCGGGTGATGGAGTACGCGCTCATGCTGCCCACGCACCAGGGGCTGACCGACGACGACATCGACTACGTCCTCGACGTGCTCGAACAGACCCTCGGCTAG
- a CDS encoding acyl-CoA dehydrogenase family protein: MSKAVLTPEQQEFQEYARRWLAENAPPPPPERLPITAIEVMTVGQRDYLQAWQRKCYDAGLVGADYPTEYGGGGHEGFQRIANMELGRAKVPFLINIVGLNMAAPTILVHGTEAQKEKFIPGCLSGDEIWCQGFSEPGAGSDMANQQTSAVPDGDDWIVNGHKVWTSLGHFAKWMILITRTSKDHKYDGLTYFLCPIEGHDGVTVRPLVKITGEAGFNEVFFEDARVPDAYRLDDVGKGWTVAMTTLTYERGAAESAGSGGGESVHPTQRLIELARDTWRDGECAADDPVTRDAIMQRAIVAEGMRQNGRRARVEALCDHPMRLPLQQKLTSSEFVQDNARVGVDIAGAKSTLYKLDERAPSKGYWPLAYMNSYGHTIAAGTNEIQRNILGERVLGLPKSK, translated from the coding sequence GTGAGCAAAGCCGTCCTGACCCCGGAGCAGCAGGAGTTCCAGGAATACGCCCGTCGCTGGCTGGCAGAGAACGCGCCGCCGCCGCCCCCCGAGCGCCTGCCCATCACGGCGATCGAAGTCATGACCGTCGGCCAGCGCGACTACCTCCAGGCCTGGCAGCGCAAGTGCTACGACGCGGGCCTCGTCGGCGCCGACTACCCGACCGAGTACGGCGGCGGGGGGCACGAGGGATTCCAGCGGATCGCGAACATGGAGCTGGGCCGGGCGAAGGTGCCCTTCCTGATCAACATCGTCGGCCTGAACATGGCCGCGCCGACGATCCTGGTCCACGGGACGGAAGCGCAGAAGGAGAAGTTCATTCCGGGCTGTCTCTCCGGGGACGAGATCTGGTGTCAGGGCTTCTCCGAGCCGGGCGCCGGCTCCGACATGGCGAACCAGCAGACGAGCGCGGTCCCGGACGGCGACGACTGGATCGTGAACGGTCACAAGGTCTGGACGAGTCTCGGTCACTTCGCGAAGTGGATGATCCTGATCACGCGAACCAGCAAGGACCACAAGTACGACGGGCTCACCTACTTCCTCTGCCCGATCGAGGGTCACGACGGCGTGACCGTCCGGCCGCTGGTCAAGATTACCGGGGAGGCCGGGTTCAACGAGGTCTTCTTCGAGGACGCGCGGGTGCCCGACGCCTATCGGCTCGACGACGTCGGCAAGGGCTGGACCGTCGCGATGACGACGCTGACCTACGAGCGCGGGGCGGCAGAGAGCGCCGGGTCCGGCGGCGGCGAGAGCGTTCACCCGACCCAGCGGCTGATCGAGCTCGCGCGTGACACCTGGCGCGACGGCGAGTGCGCAGCGGACGATCCGGTCACGCGGGACGCGATCATGCAGCGCGCCATCGTGGCGGAAGGCATGCGCCAGAACGGTCGGCGCGCGCGGGTCGAGGCGCTCTGCGACCACCCGATGCGATTGCCGCTCCAGCAGAAACTCACGTCGAGCGAGTTCGTCCAGGATAACGCGCGCGTCGGCGTCGACATCGCGGGGGCGAAGTCGACGCTCTACAAGCTCGACGAGCGCGCTCCGAGCAAGGGCTACTGGCCGCTCGCCTACATGAACTCGTACGGTCACACGATCGCAGCCGGCACGAACGAGATCCAGCGCAACATCCTGGGCGAGCGCGTGCTCGGCCTGCCGAAGTCGAAGTAG
- a CDS encoding carboxymuconolactone decarboxylase family protein, whose protein sequence is MRIRPLDMSEWSPKILAKLASIGRVHVDDAERATPDPDGAERKSPPGMLNTVVHHPDLVEPFLDFANVIAFKGSLPRRESELLALRVAWNCRSEFEWGHHVDYARDAGLSDGEIARIPAGPNAEGWSDIQRALLEAADELHTTQNVSDEVWAKLAGVYSEKQLVEVLFVVGEYTMLSMVVNASGVALEPGFDPLPDDSLA, encoded by the coding sequence ATGCGAATCCGTCCTCTCGACATGAGCGAGTGGAGTCCGAAGATCCTGGCGAAGCTCGCGAGCATCGGCCGCGTCCATGTCGACGACGCCGAACGAGCGACCCCGGATCCCGACGGCGCCGAGCGGAAATCGCCCCCCGGCATGCTGAACACCGTGGTCCACCACCCGGACCTGGTCGAGCCCTTCCTCGACTTCGCCAACGTCATCGCGTTCAAGGGGAGTCTCCCGCGCCGGGAGTCGGAGCTGCTCGCGCTCCGCGTCGCGTGGAACTGCCGGAGCGAGTTCGAGTGGGGGCACCACGTCGACTACGCGCGCGATGCGGGGCTCTCCGACGGGGAGATCGCGCGGATTCCTGCCGGGCCGAACGCGGAGGGCTGGTCCGACATCCAGCGGGCCCTGCTCGAGGCGGCCGACGAGCTCCACACGACCCAGAACGTGTCGGACGAGGTGTGGGCGAAGCTCGCGGGCGTCTACTCCGAGAAGCAGCTCGTCGAGGTGCTCTTCGTGGTGGGGGAGTACACGATGCTTTCGATGGTCGTGAACGCGTCGGGGGTGGCGCTCGAGCCGGGCTTCGATCCGTTGCCCGACGATTCGCTCGCCTAG
- a CDS encoding GGDEF domain-containing protein, which translates to MTHASQDYDRIPPEHAQAFRGYMLKQAAPRTRLGMAVAAAVFGMATLGDIRSMPAEVLAWSAPVRIGVVVPALLLLAWIASDERRLKWHLPVAFIGCAITGLTIAGIVIHLQLLGHGWTIHRAVLLSFGVYVLSGLRIQYSTAIGALLALSLGASELVLGEAAPKVVRGLISLVGANLLGFAAAREIERSMRTSFLSQLRLSEQAQRDPLTGLRNRRHLDEHLARVHRLATRGELSIAVAMIDVDEFKRFNDALGHVAGDACLRDVAGALEHCAQRPVDLVARYGGEEFLVVWYDVDPESLEGLAERCRDAVASLRIPHPDSRVDTHVTVSVGAVAAPANRCSPETLVERADAALYEAKQRGRDTVVARRLDED; encoded by the coding sequence TTGACCCACGCATCCCAAGACTACGACCGGATTCCGCCGGAGCACGCCCAGGCATTCCGCGGCTACATGCTCAAGCAGGCCGCGCCGCGTACGCGCCTCGGCATGGCGGTGGCGGCGGCCGTCTTCGGCATGGCGACCCTGGGTGACATTCGATCGATGCCGGCCGAGGTCCTCGCCTGGTCAGCCCCGGTTCGGATCGGCGTCGTGGTCCCCGCGCTCTTGCTGTTGGCCTGGATCGCCTCCGATGAGCGAAGACTGAAGTGGCACCTGCCGGTCGCCTTCATCGGCTGCGCGATCACGGGACTGACGATCGCCGGAATCGTGATCCATCTCCAGCTCCTCGGTCACGGCTGGACGATCCACCGAGCGGTCCTCCTGAGCTTCGGCGTCTACGTCCTGAGCGGCCTGCGGATCCAGTACAGCACCGCCATCGGCGCGCTACTGGCGCTTTCCCTCGGCGCAAGCGAGCTCGTCCTCGGAGAAGCCGCTCCGAAGGTGGTCCGCGGGCTGATCTCGCTCGTCGGAGCCAATCTGCTCGGGTTCGCCGCGGCGAGGGAGATCGAACGTTCGATGCGAACGAGCTTCCTGAGCCAGCTGCGTCTGAGCGAGCAGGCCCAACGCGATCCGCTCACCGGCCTACGCAACCGTCGACATCTCGACGAACATCTCGCGCGCGTCCACCGACTGGCGACGCGCGGAGAGCTCTCGATCGCCGTCGCGATGATCGACGTCGACGAGTTCAAGCGCTTCAACGACGCCCTGGGACACGTGGCCGGTGACGCGTGCCTTCGTGACGTCGCCGGCGCCCTCGAGCATTGCGCGCAGCGCCCCGTCGATCTCGTTGCGCGCTACGGAGGCGAGGAGTTCCTGGTCGTCTGGTACGACGTCGATCCGGAATCGCTCGAAGGACTGGCGGAGCGTTGTCGAGACGCGGTTGCAAGCCTCCGGATCCCGCACCCCGATTCCCGAGTGGACACCCACGTCACGGTCAGCGTCGGCGCCGTCGCGGCGCCTGCGAACCGTTGCTCTCCCGAAACGCTGGTGGAGCGCGCGGACGCGGCACTCTACGAGGCCAAGCAGCGAGGGCGAGACACCGTCGTCGCTCGCCGGCTCGACGAAGACTGA
- a CDS encoding LLM class F420-dependent oxidoreductase yields the protein MKIGLIPANIGAPNGEMMIGLAKLAEQVGFESIWTFEHVIIPVDYASKYPYSADGKMGVDPDANFVDPLIALTAIAAQTTTIRLGTGVNILSQANPLYVAKQAASLDFVSGGRFELGVGIGWLREEFEACGTPFERRGARFDDYVQAMRKVWTGDVVEHESEFLHWTGFKSNPTPVQDPFPVVIGGTKGKAFERVARFGNGWFAPTGSPKQLAPLMGQLEEACAKEGRTASEIEVTSMWFPNPEDLSDVEQFAELGVGRLVVPVPAIVKGNPIESIQAFGENVLAKLK from the coding sequence ATGAAGATCGGACTCATTCCCGCGAACATCGGGGCCCCGAACGGCGAGATGATGATCGGGTTGGCCAAGCTGGCCGAGCAGGTCGGCTTCGAGTCGATCTGGACCTTCGAGCACGTGATCATCCCGGTCGACTACGCGTCGAAGTACCCCTACAGCGCGGACGGCAAGATGGGCGTCGACCCCGACGCGAACTTCGTCGACCCGCTGATCGCGCTCACGGCGATCGCCGCGCAGACGACGACCATTCGGCTGGGGACCGGCGTGAACATCCTCTCCCAGGCGAATCCGCTCTACGTGGCGAAGCAGGCGGCCAGTCTCGACTTCGTATCGGGTGGTCGCTTCGAGCTCGGGGTCGGGATCGGCTGGCTCCGCGAGGAGTTCGAGGCCTGCGGGACGCCGTTCGAGCGACGCGGTGCGCGCTTCGACGACTACGTGCAGGCGATGCGGAAGGTCTGGACCGGCGACGTCGTCGAACACGAGAGCGAGTTCCTCCACTGGACGGGATTCAAGAGCAACCCGACGCCGGTCCAGGATCCCTTCCCGGTCGTGATCGGCGGGACCAAGGGCAAGGCATTCGAGCGCGTGGCCCGCTTCGGCAACGGCTGGTTCGCGCCGACCGGGAGTCCCAAGCAGCTCGCGCCGCTCATGGGGCAGCTCGAGGAGGCCTGCGCGAAGGAGGGACGGACCGCCTCCGAGATCGAGGTCACCTCGATGTGGTTCCCGAACCCCGAGGATCTGAGCGACGTCGAGCAGTTCGCCGAGTTGGGCGTCGGGCGCCTCGTCGTGCCGGTTCCGGCGATCGTGAAGGGCAACCCGATCGAGAGCATCCAGGCCTTCGGCGAGAACGTGCTGGCGAAGCTCAAGTGA